From Coffea arabica cultivar ET-39 chromosome 2e, Coffea Arabica ET-39 HiFi, whole genome shotgun sequence, the proteins below share one genomic window:
- the LOC140036209 gene encoding protein FAR1-RELATED SEQUENCE 5-like, translating into MSMMFDTMEEVETFYLLFARATGFSVRKGYKLVYDNGRVYYRQWVCSREGRRDPKYINREDRRREPQPDTRVDCQATLKIRYAAEEDKYVVSDFCGGYQNIPFTMKDLYNRMNAGRMEEIADGDAEGAVAYLFVKKDADPEVYFNFIVTYDGRLGRLFWLDSHSREDYKYYGDVIVFDSTYKTNRYVHPLVVMCGINNHFCTSVFACSTVPDKEVETYEWILNNFLEAMDGKQPLSVVTDGAPQMRKAIKKCFPNAKHCLCSWHIQ; encoded by the exons ATGTCCATGATGTTTGACACCATGGAAGAAGTAGAGACTTTCTATCTGTTATTTGCTAGGGCAACGGGTTTCAGTGTTCGAAAGGGCTACAAATTGGTATATGACAATGGAAGGGTGTATTATAGGCAATGGGTATGCAGTCGAGAAGGTCGAAGAGATCCAAAATACATCAATAGAGAGGACAGACGAAGAGAACCTCAGCCAGATACTAGAGTTGACTGTCAAGCAACTCTCAAGATAAGATACGCAGCCGAGGAAGATAAATATGTTGTTAGCGACTTT TGTGGTGGATATCAAAACATCCCATTCACTATGAAGGATCTATATAATAGAATGAATGCCGGTCGGATGGAGGAAATTGCAGATGGGGATGCAGAGGGTGCAGTTGCATATCTATTTGTAAAGAAGGATGCTGACCCTGAAGTGTACTTTAACTTTATAGTTACCTACGATGGCCGGTTGGGAAggttgttttggttggattCTCACTCTAGGGAAGACTACAAATATTATGGTGATGTCATAGTTTTTGATAGTACTTACAAAACAAATAGATATGTGCATCCACTGGTTGTGATGTGTGGCATTAATAATCATTTTTGCACGTCCGTTTTTGCATGCTCTACTGTTCCTGACAAGGAAGTTGAAACTTATGAATGGATCCTTAACAACTTCCTTGAGGCAATGGATGGCAAACAACCATTATCAGTTGTGACGGATGGGGCGCCTCAGATGAGAAAAGCAATCAAGAAGTGCTTCCCGAATGCAAAGCATTGCCTTTGTTCATGGCATATACAGTGA